In a single window of the Streptomyces sp. NBC_00285 genome:
- a CDS encoding peptidoglycan-binding protein has translation METPVFEDIDPADDCDCPGCVHWRRVLPRSTGGHPAAARALILAAAASTALGAMHAAPAFAAPHIPSRPGVPAGDEPDTPQGRKTPLHGPGGRPAIIKAPVTTRADIIRRAKLWVAAKVPYSMSAYWGDGYRQDCSGFVSMAWNLPGNEWTGSLDQYGVRIAKDDLQPGDMLLFHNPDNPQSGSHVVLFGGWTDYTHTYYLAYEETRPSARKQATPYAYWSNSARYVAYRYKGLAGSTAGGEPGTTAPGTTQPDTAKPEAPEATPYPGAAYFGPGANNKYVTQLGRMLVKRGAGRSYTSGPGPRWTDADRRATQAFQQAQGWRGDDADGLPGAQTWTLLITGGGKDVGAGAAGPQAPSSHGVPGYPGRAMFRPGARNEYVTRLGGQLVKKGFGKYYTSDPGPRWGEPDRRAVEAFQRAQGWRGGAADGYPGPETWRRLFS, from the coding sequence ATGGAGACTCCGGTATTCGAGGACATCGACCCCGCGGACGACTGCGACTGCCCCGGATGCGTCCACTGGCGGCGCGTTCTCCCGCGGTCGACCGGCGGCCACCCGGCCGCCGCCCGGGCCCTGATCCTCGCCGCCGCGGCCTCCACCGCCCTCGGTGCGATGCATGCGGCCCCGGCCTTCGCCGCCCCCCACATCCCCTCCCGTCCGGGCGTTCCCGCAGGTGACGAACCCGACACCCCGCAGGGCCGCAAGACCCCGCTGCACGGTCCCGGCGGACGGCCGGCGATCATCAAGGCGCCGGTCACCACCCGTGCCGACATCATCAGGCGAGCCAAACTCTGGGTCGCCGCGAAGGTGCCGTACAGCATGTCCGCGTACTGGGGCGACGGCTACCGGCAGGACTGCTCGGGCTTCGTGTCCATGGCCTGGAACCTGCCGGGCAACGAGTGGACGGGCAGCCTCGACCAGTACGGGGTGCGGATCGCCAAGGACGACCTCCAGCCCGGCGACATGCTGCTCTTCCACAACCCGGACAACCCGCAGAGCGGCTCCCACGTCGTCCTCTTCGGCGGCTGGACGGACTACACGCACACCTACTACCTCGCCTACGAGGAGACCCGCCCAAGCGCCCGCAAGCAGGCCACCCCGTACGCCTACTGGAGCAACTCGGCCCGGTACGTCGCCTACCGGTACAAGGGCCTGGCGGGCAGTACGGCGGGCGGCGAACCGGGCACCACCGCACCGGGCACCACCCAACCCGACACCGCCAAGCCCGAGGCGCCGGAGGCGACGCCCTATCCGGGGGCCGCCTACTTCGGTCCCGGGGCCAACAACAAGTACGTCACCCAGCTCGGCCGCATGCTCGTGAAGCGCGGCGCCGGGCGCTCCTACACCTCCGGTCCCGGCCCCCGCTGGACGGACGCGGACCGCAGGGCCACCCAGGCGTTCCAGCAGGCGCAGGGCTGGCGGGGCGACGACGCGGACGGGCTGCCCGGGGCGCAGACCTGGACGCTGCTGATCACCGGCGGCGGCAAGGACGTCGGCGCGGGTGCTGCGGGACCGCAGGCTCCCTCCTCGCACGGCGTCCCCGGCTATCCGGGCCGCGCGATGTTCCGGCCCGGCGCGAGAAACGAGTACGTCACCCGGCTCGGCGGGCAGCTGGTCAAGAAGGGATTCGGCAAGTACTACACGAGCGACCCGGGGCCGCGCTGGGGCGAGCCGGACCGGCGAGCCGTCGAGGCGTTCCAGCGCGCCCAGGGCTGGCGCGGCGGCGCGGCGGACGGCTACCCGGGACCGGAGACCTGGCGGCGGCTCTTCTCGTAA